From the Musa acuminata AAA Group cultivar baxijiao chromosome BXJ1-2, Cavendish_Baxijiao_AAA, whole genome shotgun sequence genome, one window contains:
- the LOC103968966 gene encoding uncharacterized protein LOC103968966, producing the protein MANLFCKQAQNYVETRPSYPEDLFRFIASKTPQHDLAWDVGTGSGQAAVSLARLYKRVVATDTSQEQLSFAPRLPNIDYRHTPPTLSPTDLHQHVAPPSTVDLVCVAQALHWLDLPTFYDGVNSVLAKPGGVLAVWCYTEPRVDPAVDTVFWRLYTESGRFWAAARQMVDDEYRSMLFPYDPVDGEESTGPFEFAAERAMDMGTYLTYIRSWSAYQTAKERGVELLTDGMVSDLEKAWGGDGKAVKVVRFPIFLRIGKVKT; encoded by the exons atggCGAACCTGTTCTGCAAGCAAGCGCAGAATTATGTGGAGACTCGGCCGAGTTACCCGGAAGATCTATTCCGGTTCATCGCATCCAAGACTCCCCAGCACGACCTGGCTTGGGATGTGGGCACCGGCAGCGGTCAGGCCGCCGTCTCC CTAGCCAGGCTCTACAAGAGAGTGGTGGCGACGGACACGAGTCAGGAGCAACTCAGCTTCGCGCCCAGGCTCCCCAACATCGACTACCGCCACACGCCGCCCACCCTGTCGCCCACGGATCTGCACCAGCACGTGGCGCCGCCTTCGACCGTGGACCTGGTCTGCGTGGCCCAGGCGCTCCACTGGCTCGACCTCCCCACCTTCTACGACGGGGTCAACTCGGTCCTGGCCAAGCCCGGAGGCGTCCTCGCCGTGTGGTGCTATACCGAGCCCCGAGTCGACCCGGCGGTGGACACGGTGTTCTGGCGCCTGTACACCGAATCGGGCCGGTTCTGGGCAGCGGCACGACAGATGGTGGATGACGAGTACAGGAGCATGCTGTTCCCGTACGATCCGGTGGACGGGGAGGAAAGCACGGGGCCGTTTGAGTTCGCGGCGGAGCGGGCCATGGACATGGGGACGTATCTCACCTACATTAGGTCGTGGTCGGCGTATCAGACGGCTAAGGAAAGGGGAGTGGAGCTTTTGACGGATGGGATGGTGAGTGATCTTGAGAAGGCATGGGGTGGCGACGGGAAGGCGGTCAAGGTGGTCCGCTTCCCTATCTTCCTTAGGATTGGGAAAGTGAAGACCTAA